In Caproicibacterium amylolyticum, a genomic segment contains:
- a CDS encoding Mrp/NBP35 family ATP-binding protein has protein sequence MSECTHDCSSCGENCGERKDPQSLLKEPNPKSSIKKVIGVVSGKGGVGKSLVTAMMAVLLNRRGYHTGVLDADITGPSIPKAFGIHGRALMQDKCILPCKSGKGIDVMSVNLMLENETDPVVWRGPIIANMVTQFWTDVLWQNVDFLFVDMPPGTGDVPLTVFQSIPLDGILVVTSPQELVSMIVSKAVTMAGMMNVPILGVIENMSYVQCPDCGKKIYVFGESHLDEVVKKYNLNVLARGPLDPQIASKIDSGSAEQVEAPWLDAAADTVEKLLKN, from the coding sequence ATGAGCGAATGTACGCATGACTGCAGCAGCTGTGGGGAAAACTGCGGCGAGCGCAAAGACCCGCAGAGCCTTTTGAAGGAGCCAAACCCCAAAAGCAGTATTAAAAAAGTAATTGGGGTTGTCAGCGGTAAGGGCGGCGTTGGGAAAAGCTTGGTAACTGCCATGATGGCAGTCCTGCTGAACCGCCGTGGCTACCACACCGGCGTTCTGGATGCAGATATTACTGGCCCGTCTATTCCGAAAGCGTTTGGCATTCACGGCCGCGCACTGATGCAGGACAAGTGCATTCTGCCCTGTAAAAGTGGAAAAGGCATCGACGTGATGAGTGTCAACCTGATGCTGGAAAATGAAACCGACCCTGTTGTTTGGCGCGGACCGATTATCGCTAATATGGTTACACAGTTCTGGACCGATGTACTTTGGCAGAACGTTGATTTTCTGTTTGTAGACATGCCTCCGGGAACCGGCGATGTACCGCTGACGGTGTTTCAGTCCATTCCGCTGGACGGCATTCTTGTGGTGACCTCACCGCAGGAGCTGGTTTCGATGATTGTTTCCAAGGCGGTTACAATGGCCGGCATGATGAACGTACCGATTCTCGGTGTCATTGAAAACATGAGTTATGTGCAGTGCCCGGACTGCGGAAAGAAGATTTATGTTTTCGGTGAAAGCCATTTGGATGAAGTCGTTAAAAAATACAATCTGAATGTTTTGGCACGTGGTCCTCTTGACCCACAGATCGCCTCTAAAATTGACAGCGGCAGTGCGGAGCAGGTGGAAGCGCCGTGGCTCGACGCAGCTGCGGATACCGTTGAAAAGCTGCTGAAAAATTAA